In Chitinophagaceae bacterium, the genomic stretch ATATTTTTTTCTTTTTGCATACTTATCTTTGGATCGTACTGCCTTGGGGACTCATAACCTTTTTTGCTCTCTTTCAATCGCTAAAGGATATTATTAACAAAAAAAAAACATTAGAATATATCAGTTTAGGCGGTTTTATAATACCTTTTATAATTCTCTCTTTCTCTCGTTATAAACTTCCTCATTATATCAATATTCTTATTCCTATGAGTTCCATAATTGCTGCCAAATATGTAGGAGTTCTTTCTGAAAACTTAGAACAAAAAAAAAGCAGGATTTTTTTCCTTATTTATCAATGGATACAGTTGTTAGCTATTTGGTTATTAGTTTTTTTTATTTGTTTTTTATTTTTTCCATTGAATAATGTATATATATTTCTCCTTATAGTTGTTTTTTTGGGAATAAATATCTTTTTTTGGAAGAGCTCTAGGACGTATTTAGAAAAACTTGTATATCCTTCTTTGTGGGGAGTAATTTCTCTTTGTATGATACTGAACATTCATTTTTATCCTTCTTTACTCAAATATCAAACAGGTGCCGTTTTAGGGAAATATCTTAAAATTCAAAATACATTCCCCGTCAAAAGATTTTTTGTTCTACAGAGTGGAGATGGAAATGATACCGATACTTTTATTCATTCATTAGATTTTTACAGCCAAAGAATAAATCCTGTTTTTGATGAAGTGAATACCTTAGTAAATACGATAGGGAGTGGTTCTGCTTGGGTATACATCAGCGAAGAGCGATCCGCGGAATTAAAAAAATTTGGGAGTGTAGAGATAGTTTTGTCTTTTGAAAAATATCATGTTACTATGCTTACTCTTTCATTTCTTAATCCGAAAACGAGACCTGAAACATTGACTAAGACACAATTAGTCAAGTTTACCCCGCTGTAAAGAGAATATTTTTTTGGAAAGTTTATTCAGGAATACTTAAAAAAAGCGTATTTTAAAATACAATACAATGCCCTTACTCCATCTATCCAATTTATTTTTTTACCTTCTGCATAAGTTCTTCCATAATAAGAAATTCCTATTTCGTAGATTCTAATACCTGGTATCCTCGATATTTTTGCAGTTATCTCTGGCTCAAACCCAAATCTATTTTCTACAATATGTATGTTTTTAATAACATCTGTTTTAAAAAGTTTATAACCAGTTTCCATATCTGTAAGATTGAGATTAGTAAACATATTGGAAACAAAGGTTAAAAATTTATTTCCAATAGTATGCCAAAAAAATAATATTCTATGTGGTTTCCCTCCTACAAATCTTGAACCGTAAACCACATCTGCATGCCCATCTATAATAGGTTGTAGAAGAATATTATATTCATAAGGATCGTATTCTAAATCGGCATCTTGAACAATAAGAAAATCCCCTTTTGCTTGTGATATACCGGTACGTAAGGCAGCGCCTTTTCCTTTATTTACAGGATGTTTATAGTATTGTATAATAAGGTCAGGGTTGTCCGATTTATACTTTTGAATAGATTCTTCTGTATTATCTTTTGAGCAATCATTCACTATAATAATCTCTTTTTCTATTTGTTCTATTAAAGAGACATTTTTTATTTTATTCAAAATAACTTGAATATTTTTTTCCTCATTATAAGTAGGTATTACTATAGATAATATTTTCATTATACTTTATAATTAATATTTAGTATTCCAAAAAAATATTTTTGGATATTGTGGCTACTTGATACTATCAGTACTTTTGAAATATTATCATCTCAAAAGATATTACTTTGTTTCTTTTTCTTTTCTGCTATCAATGAAAGAAAGTGCTACGACAAAACTTATTAATGCGATCACGATGAGAAAAAATAACTGTGCTCCTGATAAAATAGGTGATTGAAACATATATTAATTGATAATTAGTTGATGGAATAAAATTGTTTGAGTTCTTGTATGAGTTTAGGAAGTATTTCAAAAGCGTCGCCTGCAATTCCATAATCGGCTGCTTTAAAGAAAGGCGCTTCGGGATCTTTATTGATAACCACTATACATTTAGAAGAATTTACTCCTGCTAAGTGTTGAATAGCTCCCGATATCCCTATAGCAATGTAGAGGGAAGGACTTACTTTTAACCCTGTTTGTCCTACGTGTTCGTGATGTGGTCTCCAATCCATATCGGATACGGGTTTACTGCATGCGGTTGCTGCTCCTAATATATCTGCTAATTCTTCTATCCATTTCCAATGTTCAGGTCCTTTCAT encodes the following:
- a CDS encoding glycosyltransferase family 39 protein, which gives rise to MERRTLFFIGGIVFVYFLGMFIDIMDLDAAQHAAISWEMSQNQSYLQVLQRGEDYLDKPPLLFWITSLVFQILGANNLTYRLFPILISLLGIYSTYRLSKLYMNKELSVLAGLFYASSFSVFLMNHDVRSDTMLTGFTVFSIWQLAEYTEFKKWKNFVFGFIGIGLSLLAKGPVALMVIVFAFSTHFILLRKYHFFWKWEWILGLLIILVMLLPMCIGLYQQFDMHPEKTVNGGRDTSGIYFYLWKQSFGRITGASEWKNDTDIFFFLHTYLWIVLPWGLITFFALFQSLKDIINKKKTLEYISLGGFIIPFIILSFSRYKLPHYINILIPMSSIIAAKYVGVLSENLEQKKSRIFFLIYQWIQLLAIWLLVFFICFLFFPLNNVYIFLLIVVFLGINIFFWKSSRTYLEKLVYPSLWGVISLCMILNIHFYPSLLKYQTGAVLGKYLKIQNTFPVKRFFVLQSGDGNDTDTFIHSLDFYSQRINPVFDEVNTLVNTIGSGSAWVYISEERSAELKKFGSVEIVLSFEKYHVTMLTLSFLNPKTRPETLTKTQLVKFTPL
- a CDS encoding glycosyltransferase family 2 protein; translated protein: MKILSIVIPTYNEEKNIQVILNKIKNVSLIEQIEKEIIIVNDCSKDNTEESIQKYKSDNPDLIIQYYKHPVNKGKGAALRTGISQAKGDFLIVQDADLEYDPYEYNILLQPIIDGHADVVYGSRFVGGKPHRILFFWHTIGNKFLTFVSNMFTNLNLTDMETGYKLFKTDVIKNIHIVENRFGFEPEITAKISRIPGIRIYEIGISYYGRTYAEGKKINWIDGVRALYCILKYAFFKYS